One window of Elaeis guineensis isolate ETL-2024a chromosome 11, EG11, whole genome shotgun sequence genomic DNA carries:
- the LOC105031960 gene encoding UDP-N-acetylmuramoyl-L-alanyl-D-glutamate--2,6-diaminopimelate ligase MurE homolog, chloroplastic isoform X2: protein MSLPTLSLLSFSKPSSPLFSLRRRAFLLPSALGPNAGFHPESHKECYHGDVLQLQDPILTTEVGSLRDNPVKLPAKEAVDKEWASPSESGLVSLPKTRAPILEPEFRMTLAELIDESGVAPVSVYGDMEVLITGIQNDSRKVIPGNVFVCCEGYKTDGHCYVAEAMERGAVAVVASRELGINEKLACKALLLMEDANSVLPVLAATFYGHPSKSLSVIGITGTNGKTTTAHLVRAVSKAMGKKTGMLGSVGYYVHGNYPLEAPNTTPTAVMVQELMAKMVRSGTEAVVMEVSSAGLSVGRCDEIDFDIAVFMNLTRDHLDFHGTEEEYRNSKAKMFARMVDPRFHRKIVNIDDPNASFFIAQGNPDVPVVTFAMGNKDADVYPMKIELSLFKTWVVINTPKGILEISSSLIGRYNIYNILAAVAVGIAMDAPSGNIVRGIEEMDGVPGRFELINEGQNFAVVVDYAHSPDSFSRLLDAARELGAWRIITVFGCAGETDKGKRPILTKIASEKSDVIILTSGNPKSENQFNIFDDMLAGIGLTLQDYLQYGENFLYPVLPNGCRLLLHDIRRVAIRAAVAMGREGDMIARR from the exons ATGTCTCTTCCCACTCTATCCCTCCTCTCATTCTCCAAACCATCCTCCCCTCTTTTCTCCCTCCGCCGCCGAGCCTTCTTGCTCCCGTCCGCGCTCGGCCCCAATGCCGGATTCCACCCGGAATCCCATAAAGAATGCTACCATGGCGACGTTCTCCAGCTCCAAGATCCGATTTTGACCACGGAGGTAGGATCTCTTCGAGATAATCCTGTGAAATTACCTGCTAAAGAGGCGGTTGATAAGGAGTGGGCGTCACCCAGTGAGAGTGGTCTTGTTAGTTTACCAAAAACCCGGGCTCCGATTCTAGAGCCCGAGTTCCGAATGACGTTAGCTGAGCTTATAGATGAGAGCGGAGTTGCGCCGGTGTCGGTATATGGAGATATGGAGGTTTTGATCACCGGCATTCAGAATGACTCGAGGAAGGTGATACCAGGAAATGTCTTCGTTTGCTGTGAGGGGTACAAAACCGATGGGCACTGTTATGTTGCCGAGGCCATGGAAAGGGGAGCTGTTGCAGTGGTGGCTAGTAGAGAGCTTGGTATAAATGAAAAATTAGCCTGCAAGGCTCTTTTACTAATGGAGGATGCTAATTCGGTGCTCCCTGTTCTTGCTGCAACCTTTTACGGGCATCCATCGAAGAGCTTGTCTGTGATCGGGATCACAGGAACGAATGGTAAGACCACAACTGCGCACTTGGTTCGGGCAGTCAGCAAGGCAATGGGGAAGAAGACGGGAATGCTGGGATCGGTGGGGTATTATGTTCATGGGAATTATCCACTGGAAGCTCCCAACACAACTCCTACCGCAGTCATGGTCCAGGAACTGATGGCGAAGATGGTGCGCAGTGGGACTGAGGCAGTGGTCATGGAGGTTTCTTCTGCGGGATTGTCGGTGGGGAGATGTGACGAGATAGATTTTGATATTGCAGTCTTTATGAATCTGACAAGAGACCACCTGGATTTCCATGGGACAGAGGAGGAGTATAGAAATAGCAAGGCTAAGATGTTTGCAAGGATGGTTGACCCAAGATTTCACAGGAAAATTGTGAACATTGATGACCCGAATGCATCATTTTTTATTGCGCAGGGGAATCCGGATGTTCCTGTTGTGACATTTGCGATGGGGAATAAGGATGCTGATGTGTACCCTATGAAGATTGAGCTCTCATTGTTTAAGACATGGGTTGTGATCAACACACCAAAAGGAATATTGGAAATTTCTTCAAGTTTGATTGGGAGGTATAACATATATAACATACTAGCTGCAGTAGCTGTCGGGATTGCAATGGATGCCCCATCAGGGAATATTGTTAGGGGCATTGAAGAAATGGATGGTGTTCCTGGTAGATTCGAGCTCATAAATGAAGGGCAAAACTTTGCAGTAGTTGTAGATTATGCACATTCGCCGGATTCTTTTTCTAGACTTCTGGATGCCGCAAGGGAACTAGGAGCATGGAGAATCATCACTG TATTTGGATGTGCTGGAGAAACTGACAAAGGGAAGAGACCAATTCTGACAAAAATTGCTTCAGAAAAAAGTGATGTAATTATTTTGACATCCGGCAATCCAAAGTCAGAAAACCAAT TTAACATCTTTGATGACATGCTGGCTGGCATTGGATTGACCTTGCAAGATTATTTGCAATATGGTGAAAATTTTCTCTACCCTGTTCTTCCTAATGGATGTAGGCTTCTCCTGCATGATATTAGACGAGTAGCTATACGAGCTGCTGTAGCCATGGGAAGGGAAGGTGATATGATT GCAAGGAGGTAA
- the LOC105031960 gene encoding UDP-N-acetylmuramoyl-L-alanyl-D-glutamate--2,6-diaminopimelate ligase MurE homolog, chloroplastic isoform X1, with amino-acid sequence MSLPTLSLLSFSKPSSPLFSLRRRAFLLPSALGPNAGFHPESHKECYHGDVLQLQDPILTTEVGSLRDNPVKLPAKEAVDKEWASPSESGLVSLPKTRAPILEPEFRMTLAELIDESGVAPVSVYGDMEVLITGIQNDSRKVIPGNVFVCCEGYKTDGHCYVAEAMERGAVAVVASRELGINEKLACKALLLMEDANSVLPVLAATFYGHPSKSLSVIGITGTNGKTTTAHLVRAVSKAMGKKTGMLGSVGYYVHGNYPLEAPNTTPTAVMVQELMAKMVRSGTEAVVMEVSSAGLSVGRCDEIDFDIAVFMNLTRDHLDFHGTEEEYRNSKAKMFARMVDPRFHRKIVNIDDPNASFFIAQGNPDVPVVTFAMGNKDADVYPMKIELSLFKTWVVINTPKGILEISSSLIGRYNIYNILAAVAVGIAMDAPSGNIVRGIEEMDGVPGRFELINEGQNFAVVVDYAHSPDSFSRLLDAARELGAWRIITVFGCAGETDKGKRPILTKIASEKSDVIILTSGNPKSENQFNIFDDMLAGIGLTLQDYLQYGENFLYPVLPNGCRLLLHDIRRVAIRAAVAMGREGDMIFLLGRGHELFQIEGAKKRYIDDREECREALQHVDELRRAGLDKRIPVVVIRDLPASSDEVESRRTLAGPVNACST; translated from the exons ATGTCTCTTCCCACTCTATCCCTCCTCTCATTCTCCAAACCATCCTCCCCTCTTTTCTCCCTCCGCCGCCGAGCCTTCTTGCTCCCGTCCGCGCTCGGCCCCAATGCCGGATTCCACCCGGAATCCCATAAAGAATGCTACCATGGCGACGTTCTCCAGCTCCAAGATCCGATTTTGACCACGGAGGTAGGATCTCTTCGAGATAATCCTGTGAAATTACCTGCTAAAGAGGCGGTTGATAAGGAGTGGGCGTCACCCAGTGAGAGTGGTCTTGTTAGTTTACCAAAAACCCGGGCTCCGATTCTAGAGCCCGAGTTCCGAATGACGTTAGCTGAGCTTATAGATGAGAGCGGAGTTGCGCCGGTGTCGGTATATGGAGATATGGAGGTTTTGATCACCGGCATTCAGAATGACTCGAGGAAGGTGATACCAGGAAATGTCTTCGTTTGCTGTGAGGGGTACAAAACCGATGGGCACTGTTATGTTGCCGAGGCCATGGAAAGGGGAGCTGTTGCAGTGGTGGCTAGTAGAGAGCTTGGTATAAATGAAAAATTAGCCTGCAAGGCTCTTTTACTAATGGAGGATGCTAATTCGGTGCTCCCTGTTCTTGCTGCAACCTTTTACGGGCATCCATCGAAGAGCTTGTCTGTGATCGGGATCACAGGAACGAATGGTAAGACCACAACTGCGCACTTGGTTCGGGCAGTCAGCAAGGCAATGGGGAAGAAGACGGGAATGCTGGGATCGGTGGGGTATTATGTTCATGGGAATTATCCACTGGAAGCTCCCAACACAACTCCTACCGCAGTCATGGTCCAGGAACTGATGGCGAAGATGGTGCGCAGTGGGACTGAGGCAGTGGTCATGGAGGTTTCTTCTGCGGGATTGTCGGTGGGGAGATGTGACGAGATAGATTTTGATATTGCAGTCTTTATGAATCTGACAAGAGACCACCTGGATTTCCATGGGACAGAGGAGGAGTATAGAAATAGCAAGGCTAAGATGTTTGCAAGGATGGTTGACCCAAGATTTCACAGGAAAATTGTGAACATTGATGACCCGAATGCATCATTTTTTATTGCGCAGGGGAATCCGGATGTTCCTGTTGTGACATTTGCGATGGGGAATAAGGATGCTGATGTGTACCCTATGAAGATTGAGCTCTCATTGTTTAAGACATGGGTTGTGATCAACACACCAAAAGGAATATTGGAAATTTCTTCAAGTTTGATTGGGAGGTATAACATATATAACATACTAGCTGCAGTAGCTGTCGGGATTGCAATGGATGCCCCATCAGGGAATATTGTTAGGGGCATTGAAGAAATGGATGGTGTTCCTGGTAGATTCGAGCTCATAAATGAAGGGCAAAACTTTGCAGTAGTTGTAGATTATGCACATTCGCCGGATTCTTTTTCTAGACTTCTGGATGCCGCAAGGGAACTAGGAGCATGGAGAATCATCACTG TATTTGGATGTGCTGGAGAAACTGACAAAGGGAAGAGACCAATTCTGACAAAAATTGCTTCAGAAAAAAGTGATGTAATTATTTTGACATCCGGCAATCCAAAGTCAGAAAACCAAT TTAACATCTTTGATGACATGCTGGCTGGCATTGGATTGACCTTGCAAGATTATTTGCAATATGGTGAAAATTTTCTCTACCCTGTTCTTCCTAATGGATGTAGGCTTCTCCTGCATGATATTAGACGAGTAGCTATACGAGCTGCTGTAGCCATGGGAAGGGAAGGTGATATGATT TTTCTCCTAGGCAGAGGTCATGAATTGTTTCAAATTGAAGGCGCGAAGAAAAGATACATTGATGATAGGGAAGAGTGTAGAGAAGCCTTGCAACATGTTGATGAGCTACGTAGGGCAGGATTAGATAAGCGAATTCCTGTGGTG GTTATTAGAGATTTACCAGCATCCTCTGATGAGGTTGAATCTCGGCGCACATTAGCAGGCCCAGTGAATGCTTGTTCTACATGA